The Vespula pensylvanica isolate Volc-1 chromosome 14, ASM1446617v1, whole genome shotgun sequence sequence GTAACGTCGATATGAAGAGCACGGTGTCTCTCGGTTGTAGGACGTAATCTCCTTGGCCCTGTAAACACCGATAGATATTCCTTCGTGTTACGAAGGATCTCGCGTAAATTGAAAGggaacgtacatatgtacgtgttcACTTTGGAATAGAATCCTTCTCGTTATAACGTCACTGGACAAGAAGATCTATTACAATACTCGAGAGATCCAAACGAGAGTTTCCCTTAAAATTTACGAATTGATCCtgacgaggaagaaaagaaaaagtactcCAAGGAAGGACGTCGCATATGAGATGAAGCAGCATttaggaaggaaaagaggaaagcaaAGGAACTTGCAAGCTATATCCGTGTGTGTGTTCGCACGcgcacgtgtatgtgtgtgtgtgtgtgagagagagagagagagagagagaaagagatagatatagaaagagagcagAGGGTGAAACGTGAAAGCGAGACAAAGAGACGTGGGAGTCGAAGTGTGCGAGAGAAGCTTTGCGAAACGTTggtattatcataataatggCCGAACCCATCATCCTTCTCCCGTCTGCTTTTTGGTTCTCCCTCCACCCTTCTTCCCTTTAAAAGTAGCTACGAGCTCTAATAGCGCCTCACAGCCTATACTAtacatttacaaatttaaaatgataattttccCGCGGGTGTGGCGAGCCAAGATGATTTGCGCCCTTttcgagagaaggaaagaaggagagagaaagagatagaaaggaagaaagagttGCTAACGCTTTTCAAGCTCCCTCGTGAATGTGTTTGATGTTACGTTAACTCCGTTACAATATTAAAtggaatggaaaataaattcttacatATTTTGGTAGATCTTATTTTTAGAGAGGCAGGTTctcatttgaattattttggAAAGTAATTGTTGATAATCATTTCgttgattaaatttttgtaagaTCCTCTTTCTATTCAAAACTTTCTAACGCGATGTTGGTAAGTGCAGATCCCTATAAGTTGTTGTCTTCGATACTGTACGTCAATGATCAATCATTGCAACAAACTCCAGAGCCGCCTAGCGGCGAAACTAACTAACTTACAAATCTATTTCTCACATGGTTAGTTctatttactctctctctctttttttttttttcttctttttgtattttctttacatgaagcaaaaaataaataaataaaacgattctaatttttatcttaaaataaCATCATAAATCAAGAGAATATTAGAATGCtataaggaaggaaagaataaaaatggtGTATGtacaagaataaaattaaacgatataacCTAATAAAACTTACCAATAATTCCCAATCAGTGTCGTTTACGAGAACGAGAATACCTGGTCGTCTGAAAGATCAAATTACAACTTTCAATTTTAACTGTCACAAAATCACATCATTCACATCACTATTATTCACTTTCGAACGTTATAAGACTGTTACATTTTACCGCGTTCGCCCGCCAAATGAATTCGCGACACTGCCTATCGGAACAGAATGGTACTACACAGGCTAGTTGCCATGATGAAAATGTGAACGTGTCATTGTACATAGAGCAAGGAAAGGTGAGTGAAATCGGAAGGAAACCGCGTGGGTcgtttcaacatttttctacATGTTGTGATTATCCTGATTAAAACATCATCGAGATcgaattatcgaagaaaaaatttttttgtttcgttttgtcttcttcgtcttttttgtttcttttttcttttcttttttatttttttttttcttttctttttatttttttttttttcacgcaaagaaaaaagggaaagttttcgaaatagaaatttcaaaaaatataaaaaaaaaagattacgaaTAGATTTATCAAACGATACTTACACGGTATCTTCTTGCATAAAGAGTTCCAGTCGTTCTTTCAATAGGTTATCTTTTATCCAATATAATAAACGTTTCAATTTCCCTACGAAATatcatattatcattattcaagaatatttataaaacaaagaaagattttattatatacttacattcGCCAGCAGGTAAGTTAACctcgtgttttttctttttatcaaacaaTGACTCGGCACCACCTCTGTAAAAACAATGTAAATGAAGTATATAGTTGCCATTAGTGAAGTATAATAGTTGTCatttcgtgataaaaataCTTGACAAacgttaatatatttctcgCAACATTTACCCAAACTCAATTGTTATTGGAAGAGATTTGTCTTCGGAAggcatttttttcaattttctcttccctttcttttctctcttttctcaatttttcgaCGCACACTTTCCAGTAACACGCTTCCGTAAACACACAAGCGCGCACGCATGCGGCATTCTAATCTGAACAAGAGGAACGTTCCTTATTTTCAGAATTTGGACGACAGTACTGTCTGATCGCCGtacttttttgaattttactAATGTAACTTGattcaatgatatatatatatatatatatatatatatatatatatatatatatattatagaaatttatgaattaattttttattacatatttatgaatattattttcaaaatcgaaTTTCCTATCCTtcataaaagataattaagaaTATTCTTCGATATAAATCGAAGGAACATCgtatgaataaaaatgcattactacgtttatcaaaattataacaattttcgAAGATATATATCCACTTttggattaattattaaattgtttaaataatgatCGATTTTCATCGTACAGCCCTGTATGTAAACGCGGGTCGTTAGTCCCGTTAGAGGCGCTTGACATGTAAATATTCTCGTTGGTTCTTAGTAATATTCATGAAATGATGAAGCTTGAAAAAGTGTATGGTAACGTAGTAATCATATCGTTGTGTTtttgtaatagaaaaagaaaagatgggataaaaataactttctaAAATTGTGTAAGTCGAAAGAGATTTCCACGTATCATATTATACATCATCATACatacaccatatatatatatacattatatatatatatatatatatatatatgcatacatatatacatacagaagTTGATACACGTTTAGCTCGCTCTGAAAGGAGGCGAGTTTAAGATGGCGGACGGCGCAATAGACTTTCATACCCCCTGTACGATTTATTTGGATCCTATCGAGAAATATTGTAAAAGTGCGCCTAATACTGTCTTATCTCCCGATGGTTAACAACAATCATCTGTAGCGGTATTGATAACGGTACTAACGAACATAAATTAACTTTAGACATGTCGGAACAGAAGGAACGTGTGTCGAGCGATATCGAGATGAACAATCaaacggagaaagaagaatcaaaTGAGAATCACTCGAAAAGCGTGGATGCTATGGCAATGGCTCATTCTGAAACACCAATGttagaagacgaagaaatgCCGACATACATCAGTGTTTCAACATCCTCTAAATGCGAAGATTCAGATATCAGTAACGTGAAACATCACGAGGAAGAGTCTCCTACGAAAGAACAATCTCGTAGTCCTTGTACTAGTGAACAAGAAGGCCCTGCTAGCGTTTACGTTCTCTCGtccgaagaagaaacagatcCACGttacgatgacgatgatggaGATTATGGTAATAGCGATGGTAATCCAATAGTTTAATGTATTctttacatatttcttatctatatcttatgtcttatatttattgttaatattaactCTTTACGTGCAGATATGGatgatattgaaaatgatCAAGACAATGGAATGttagatgatgatgatgacgatgatgtaGAAGATGATCTagaagatgatgataatgacgaggaatatgaaagaaattactttGAAACTGCGTCGGACTGCTTAGGCGTTAAGAGTAAATTGAAGAGAAGATACAGAGACAAGAGTCTCTCTCTGCAAGATTTAAGTATCTTCCAAAACAACGTTTGCAATCCAGATTTAGGAAAAAGATATAGGTtgagtatttaaaaatattattaaagcgttctgcaaaatattatatattacaagatTTCTATGTTTTTAGATACAGACATATAGAAAGCAAAGTGAAACGTTATATTAACGACATAAAAGAgcaaaacaaattttcttcgtctcaAAGACGTCAACGAGATCAAGAATTTACAGAAGATcatatgaaagataaaaattgtgCAGGTGGAAcaggtaaaatattatacataaacataaatattcaaaaaacagaaatcttatttcatttcatttattgtCTAGATATTGATGTAGAACAaagtaaagatataaaaacaaataaagttATAAAGGATTATGCAGAAAGAGCAATTAAAGATTTGGAAATTGAAGAGtcgtatacaaataaaaatctatatatggCACCAATAACAGAAAATGgtgaagtagaagaagaagaagaaatagtaattaataaaccTAAACAAGATGCGAAGGCTACTGGCATAGATgtgggagaaaaagaattttcaagtaccgaaaaaaaaaatgaaaaacgtaaTGGTTCAGTACAAATGAATATCCTTAATCATACCTACAATCAATCTGCTGTTCAAAAGGATTTAAAATTCACAGATGAACAACCTTTAGTTAATGGACATCAACaacaattaaatctttttaatctcCGCACGTTAAGTTACGATGAGTATATGCAAGATAACACGAACTTCACTCAAGATGCAcagttaaacaaaaatatgaatattgaacaaaatgaaaataatgatattcaaGCTTACAGTGACGTTGATGTTATAAATACCATTGAAGCTAACAATAGTGACTCTGCGGCCTgttcattaaaaatagaaaatgtgaAAAGTATTAAGGTAATGAACGAAGAATCTAAAGAAAATGCAGAgtcgaaatttgaaaaaataaacgaggataccaacaaaaataatttggaAACTATgcaaataacattattaaaaactcAGCTCGATCAAAAAACTATTCAATTTAATAATCTAAGAAATGCGTATCAAAACACGTTGGCagagaatttaaaaatgaaacaagaattggaagaattaaaaatgtctcttacaaaatacaataaagaaaatcgaactTGTGAAACAAAAGTTGTAGCAATACAAACGGACGTAATTGCGGAATCAGTAATAGAAACTAAGGAAATTAgtgatacgaaagaaaattctaacaaACTATCTGCCAGTAGTATTACATCTGTAACGAGCTCTATAAATCAATGGACGGATAGCGCAGGTAGCTCTGGTATTTCGATTAAACCACCAGATCTGGGTACGGTATTAAACTCAGAGGATAGTTTAGTGATGACAGACGATACGCCAAGAAAAATGAATCGTCCTTTGTCACGAGCATTTATCACATCTTCCAGAATATTACAAACACTTTCAAGTATAACACAAGGAAAGTCAAAGTCTGATATAAAATCTACTTCTCACAATAGTAGTCGCTCTGTTAAAAGACCAAGTGGAAGTGAAGAAAGTGAAATTGTCAAGGAAAATGATGGTTCAATAATAGCTGGTTCCAATACCTTCACAATAAAATCACCGCTCAAtacgaaaaagaggaaagccACTGAAATGCTTggaaattcaatatttttacaacCGTTGAAAATACCACATACagcagaaataaaaagaaaatcaagtaCGACAATTTCTGACTTTAATATAGATGTCAAAACACCGGATAATTACAATGATGTAAAATTAGATACacaaaagaatagaataaataatttaagtcGTTCGGCTAGTCCCACGACCATAGAAgacaaaaatgataaaacggAAGACATTGAAAATCAAGAAAGCAATGTGAAATGTTTTGTATATCGAGAAGATGAAAATACAGACGATCGAAGTATTTTGATACAAGCAGAAATACCTAGTAATGATCAAGAAGCAGTTAGTATGAACTGTATACGAGAATGTGGTCCATATTTGCTTGGTAATGTGGAAGTACGTATGTCCGAAATAAATGGTACAATCAACATTTGGGGCAAAGAggcaagtatatatatatatatatatacatacatatactcttaaactttcttactttttaaacAACTGCGAGGATTAATCTAATCATTCATTTGAACGATTTCTACAGATAAGTGAAACATCAATAGTCGAGGGAGAAGAAGATTTAGAAGTATCAACAAAATCACCTTGCGTCAACAAAAAATGTGCTTGTTTGCAAAACACCGTTACACCACACAGAAAGTTCAATGGTAGTCAAATGGTATGTTCaacgaacaaaaaagtaaaattaccACCTAAGTGTAATGAAGGACATACCTCACATCAGTACTTGAATGTACCAGATAGATCAGATGCAAAAGTATAtgtagataatttattaagtcCAAGCGCTTCTGTTTCTTGTGAAAAGTGTATTTTATTGAACCAACAGAAAGAATGTTCCATACacaaacgaaatattaatctACCAGAGAAATCACATTCCTGTTGTTTACATCACATAGAGCATTTAGAAAgagattataaatatgtatgtgattGTGAAAGACTAAAACATAGTAATGATAGTCCTAATTGTGTTAAAGAAGGGTTTTACACAGAAAAGAAGTTCCCATTTAGAAATACGCCAGATTGTAGGAAGGATttgtacgaatatataaatccaACAGTCGATGCCAAAGAAGTGATATGTAAGCATCGAACTACGTGTCGTCGATCTTCTTTACATAATACAGAGGCGAATTTTCAGAATGATATGAAATGCTGTAACACGATTAGAGAAACATCGCACTCATGCAAATCAACGTTAGGATGTATGGGATGTAATCACGATAGCGGTGTTGAACATTTTTGTAATCATAGTCCAATGGGTAACAACGATGACCTGTTAATCCAAGAAAGAAGCTCCTGCGAAACACCtgaagtaagaaaaatcaaatattttccacgaacagatacatacatatatatacactatattttttctttttttaatatcgtaatcgatcatatatgaaaataaataaaactaaactATTCATTACATTACTCAGATTAGACAACGAAGATCCAGCGGTAAGAAAGTAAGAGGAATTTTAATGGATCTTTTAAAAAGTTGCGGAGATTATCGCAATGGGAGTACGAGTTCATCTAAAAAATGTTCCAATGGGAAAGAGGCATCACATTCAGTTAATTACTCTCCACAAATCAACGTTACGTCTTGTAACTCGCCAGATGCTGGTTGTTCAAACTTGCAGCAATCTAACGGAAGgtaaattatatcgtataaataatatttatatatttctttgtttacatccctttttttttctatattcttgaCCTCTTTGTTTTAACTCGAGCgtgaaattgttaaataaataataaaaaaaataatttcttttctttacctgCAGATGTTGTCACGCGTATACACGACGTATCGAATCTCAACTGGAAGAATTTCGTATGGAAATGGAACGAGTACGTTCGCGTTCCGATGCTATACTAAATTTGCTCAATATGCTTCATTCTGTTGAAATGAACTGATACAGTTTAAACAACATTAGATATACGTGCCCTTtcctttgtaaataatatttttctttcttatttcacgattcgtcttattttatatatgacctttttttccatcgtctaacttcatcgataataaaaagaaaatacattgtcgatttattgaataaatatacatgGTTCAAAAACcgacttataaaatatttccttttccataAATCCATTACGCCTTTAGTGATAAACGTTAGTTGGTGTTTCCTtgaatttcttcaaaattgtCTGATCTTTCGAATACGAATGAGTCacgataatttaaaagtaatttaaatCTCATAATAAACGAGTAAAATTTAAGCTCTGTTAATAAATACTGTTAAGAGTATTAAAGAGCATGtaaaaatactaaaaatatataagtcgATTAATAATTGCAGTCGCAAGAGTCGTATCCAGTACCAAGTGCACCATCCCCTGGTAAACCGACCGGACTTTCTCCTTGTCCTTTAAAAATGTTACTGTACGAAGTCTTTAGATAATTCACGTGTCCTTGTAACGATCTGATACGGCCTTGAGCTTGTTCGAAAGCCTCGTTTAGATTATTTATCTGACTCTGCATCTTTTGCCTAATCTGAAATatcattagaataaaaatgtttaatttcaATGAACTTGCGCAATTAAAATAGATTCACGCGAAGAGATTATTACCTCGTCTCTATCCTTCTGTGCCGCTCTAGCTGTTGCTCTACACTGAGCCAGTTGTCGTTCCATTTCAGCTATCTGACCTTGCATTGTCCGCCTAATTGTGTCGCATCTTTCTTTAGTACGTGCTACCTGTCTTGCACTATCTTCTCTCACCTTCAACAAGTTATCGTAAATAtcagagaaaaacaaaacaagaaaatgtcgatatttatatcaatgttTACTGATACGAATATTTCCAAACTAATATCTAAGTACTTGTTCGAGCATCGCAGTTAATTGAGTAATTTCATGCATTTTCTCATCTATCCGTTTCTGCAATTGTGCCTCGTGTTCTTCGAATCGAGCAAGTGTATTTCTCATACGTTCATTATCGTGTCTTAATTcagcatttttcttttctaactcATCGAATCGTCCTGTTCCATGTCCTCTTTCCTCCTAAAATTGTATCAAACGAATAAAACCATGCGTTCTAATCAATCAACAAATGTTTAAACTTACTTGTAACGCTTGATGCTCGTTACGCAATACATCCAATTGACTTTGCAACGTTTGAATCTTATCTTTACATCCTAAAAGTTCTCGTGAAAGATCTTCGCAATTACGTTCGGCTACTAATCTCATTTGTTGAGCTTCTTGAAGCTTCATCTGAGTTTGTTTCAAGATATCCGGCAATGGAGCGAGTTCAGCGAGTTTTTCTTGGAattgattctttttcaaatcgatattgaaattaatttttatcgatgttaTTTCATAacgaataatgaataaataataatgaaaacgaACGTACTTTAACTCTTCCAATTTCTAACGttacattttcattcattcgagCATTATCCATTTCCATGAGGTCGAGTTGCCGGCGTTGTTCTTCCACCTGTTGCTGAGcctaaaataatttcgttatttttaaatttatcaactCGTTCGAAACAggatatgaaaattaaatataattcaacCGAGAACGaacttgtaaatatttattgcgaTAATCCTCCAGTTGAGCAGCTTGATCTTGAATTAATGATCGAAGTTCTTCTAATTCGTCTTGCGCTTTTCTAAAACGTTGCTTGGCCATTAACAAGGCTTGCTCTTGCTCTACCATCAACTCTTTTTGTCCTAattcgtaaattaaaaaattataagtttGTATAAACGAGTAATAgaaattcgtttaaatcgaaacgattaccttcgaatttctctctttcggcTTCTAAGGATTTCAAACGTTCCTGTGCATCTATCAGTTTTATTTCCgtcctctccttttcctcgttTGAATCTCGAACttcttgttttaatttttccgTATCAGTTCGTAAACAAGATACCTCGCATAATTTATTCTTGTAATCATCTTGAAGACGTGCGTATTGTTCTCGCAAATCACGTAGTTGTTGTTGAGGACAAGTGCTTGCACcctaacgaaagaaaagagtaaataaaacgatcgcATTAGAAATACCTAAAATCTCAAGTGATCTCAAATCTCGCCAAGTGATCCTTACCATAGGTGCTGTTATACAGGTCCCAGTACACATAGCAGACGTGGATTGTTGACTGATCTGCGCCTGACCAAAAACGAGCGTAAATGTCTTCAGAGCTGTgagttaatttatttatatcgaacatTATGATTACTCAGCTCACAAACTTACtgttagatataataatgtttgtAAAATGTTacaatggaaaagaaattttgcaaATACCTTTGAAATAGGCATAGGTGAAATTGTTCCATTTCCAGATGGTGACATCGTGGAAGATAATGAAACATTTGGAACATAATTTGAAATCATCGAAGGTGGGAGACCTTGTGAAAGACCCGGACAAGGTGATGGAGGAGGGCAACAAGCACATGGTGCACAGGGTCCGGAACATTTAAGCAATTTGCGTTGTTGCTCGAGTTGTTGACGTTCTCGTTGAACATTTGCTAGTTCTATCTGCATATTTCGTACTTCACATTCCATACTACCTAATTGTTGTGCCTATggatgaataaaaatgtattatacaaattaaaatacgaaaaagaaaataaaaatcgggatacagaatgaaagaatatcaTTGAATATTCAACAAAGTACCAATTGTTTGGTATTGTTCCCATAAACAGCGAACTTATTTTCCAATTCAGCCGGGCAAACACCTCTGGGTGTCGGCTCAGGTTTTGTACAAACTGTTGGACTACGGAAACACATCTCTTCGATTTGAGACGAACTTGTACTCAATATACAATTGCCTGTTCTCGATGCACCACCTGCTAATCTCGATGAGCctgatatataaaagtaagtttaaacatttttttattgttctatttttcaaagaaaaaaataagatctgATAAAGTATTCTTACCACAATCGTTCGACGTTTTATTGCTGTATGggtttactaaaaaaaaaaaaaaaaaaaaaaaacaatcaattatttaatagatctctcgtaaaacgtatataaaggaaaaaaagtaagactttataaatattttttttcttttaccgcATACAGAGGTTGGTGACTGAACGGGACTGTCATATGTGACGCAATATTTGCACTGGCAACAACCCTGATCTTGAACGGAGGAAGTTACTTGCGAATACGCTGGCAAAGGTGAGACCACTGGCGGTGAACAAGATGATCTACGTTCTGGACATGTGTAACAGCAAGTAGAAGTAGTGACACGTTGATTTAAACAAGCCAATCGACGATTTAAGTCCGTATTCTCCTTCATTATTAAACGTATTTCAGCTTGCAAGCCGCATACCTTCCGTTGAAGACACTCCACAGCTGTATCTTTTTCCAATAGTGCTTCCTCCAATTTGTATCTACAAATTTAATCGCAACAAAGCTAGGCGAGGCGCTTTCCTTAAGAATGGCATATATTCGAATCACTCGTTGCACGTTATAGATATGATGTATTCATTTTCAACCAGGTTGTCATAAAGTTGTGAATAACCGTGTCCTGCTCGTCAAACTTAAAAAGTACATCTTGCGACATTCGTTAAGCAAAAACATTGATAGTTCGTTGTCACGGTGATTAATtgacatttttatcatttctttgttTATCATTCGATTGTTTCGATATaacttgtatatttta is a genomic window containing:
- the LOC122634292 gene encoding ubiquitin-related modifier 1; the protein is MPSEDKSLPITIEFGGGAESLFDKKKKHEVNLPAGEWKLKRLLYWIKDNLLKERLELFMQEDTVRPGILVLVNDTDWELLGQGDYVLQPRDTVLFISTLHGG